The following proteins are co-located in the Desulfoscipio sp. XC116 genome:
- the lexA gene encoding transcriptional repressor LexA: MKDNLSKREEEILNFIKYDLQKKGYPPSVREIGQAVGLKSSSTVHSYLRRLEERGFLRRDPAKPRAIEIMLDNDRPFRAMVSVPVLGRVAAGAPLLALENYDDTFPLPEDFVGRGEFFMLNVKGDSMIEAGILEGDLVLVRRQPCVENGDIAVALIGEEATIKRFFKENDHIRLQPENYRLSPILIKEVQILGKVIGLVRKF, translated from the coding sequence TTGAAAGATAACTTAAGTAAACGCGAGGAAGAAATATTAAATTTTATCAAATACGACCTACAAAAAAAAGGCTACCCACCTTCCGTAAGAGAAATAGGTCAAGCCGTTGGATTAAAGTCAAGTTCCACTGTACACAGCTATCTGCGCAGACTTGAGGAACGGGGGTTTTTAAGAAGAGACCCCGCAAAACCAAGAGCGATTGAAATAATGCTTGATAACGATAGGCCTTTCAGGGCAATGGTTTCCGTACCGGTGTTGGGCCGGGTTGCGGCCGGTGCCCCCTTACTGGCTTTAGAAAACTATGATGACACGTTTCCATTACCGGAAGATTTTGTCGGACGCGGCGAATTTTTTATGCTCAACGTTAAAGGCGACAGCATGATCGAAGCGGGCATTTTGGAAGGAGATCTGGTACTGGTCAGACGCCAGCCATGCGTGGAAAACGGCGATATCGCAGTCGCGTTAATAGGAGAAGAGGCCACCATTAAAAGATTTTTCAAAGAAAACGACCACATTCGGCTTCAACCTGAAAACTACAGACTATCCCCCATACTGATAAAAGAAGTACAGATACTAGGCAAGGTAATAGGTCTGGTGAGAAAATTCTGA
- the mutL gene encoding DNA mismatch repair endonuclease MutL yields MPKIVLLNEYTACRIAAGEVIERPASIVKELVENSLDAGAGLVNISITGGGTETIEVVDNGCGISQEDTPLAFQRHATSKIRSAADLENIDTLGFRGEALPSIAAISHLSVKTRVSGKNEGYHMVIKGGQVLQEGPVGCRVGTMISVRDIFFNTPARRKHLKSKSTEGGLIADLIYKMALTRPQTKLIFNHNGREIFRSPGSGRLIDVLASVYDMRAVDMMLAMNGENAGVKVEGFISKPELSRSTRQQITVAVNGRVVRSAAVNAALDEAYRGKLTVGRYPVAVILIRLEPGKIDVNVHPAKMEIKMDNEEQIQSLVTTAVRAALRDTDLIPRRTKLPADSEPYKLSFPASVSQYSIPRESPVEVRKIMAEANVEANNEEVGQKITEGHASSTTSALHKDDGRKQRDRQPIRAAAVSNKNCPPARLAEVAGNYKENPSFPDLWIIGQLMNAYILTQTSNGLFIVDQHAAHERIMYEKFFYKLTMMVPEVQYLLTPVNINLRMPEKELLKEYAADLQAVGFVFEEFGRDSILLRGIPADLSPGQSEGLITDVVEAIMEFGKVSDTETKHTLASLLACKAAIKAGEKLSMEAMQTLLAQLAMADEPYTCPHGRPTMVSFTRRELDVMFKRT; encoded by the coding sequence ATGCCGAAAATAGTTTTATTGAACGAGTATACCGCCTGCCGCATTGCGGCAGGCGAAGTGATTGAACGACCTGCATCTATAGTCAAGGAATTAGTGGAGAATTCATTGGATGCCGGGGCCGGTTTGGTGAATATATCTATTACCGGTGGAGGCACTGAAACGATTGAAGTGGTTGACAACGGATGCGGTATAAGCCAGGAGGATACTCCCCTGGCTTTTCAGCGTCATGCCACCAGCAAAATTAGAAGCGCTGCCGACCTGGAAAATATTGATACTTTGGGCTTTAGGGGCGAGGCGCTGCCCAGTATTGCTGCGATATCGCATCTATCCGTAAAAACCAGGGTGTCGGGCAAAAACGAAGGTTATCATATGGTTATCAAGGGCGGACAGGTGCTGCAAGAAGGCCCGGTCGGTTGCCGGGTGGGTACAATGATTAGTGTGCGGGATATTTTTTTTAACACTCCGGCACGTCGTAAACATTTAAAATCAAAGTCCACGGAAGGTGGGCTTATTGCTGATTTAATATATAAAATGGCTTTAACCAGACCGCAAACCAAGCTTATTTTTAACCATAATGGACGGGAAATTTTCCGTTCCCCGGGTTCCGGTAGATTAATTGATGTACTGGCCTCGGTTTATGATATGCGTGCGGTAGATATGATGCTGGCGATGAATGGTGAAAATGCCGGTGTTAAAGTGGAAGGTTTTATAAGTAAACCGGAATTAAGTCGAAGCACGCGCCAGCAAATAACCGTGGCCGTAAATGGACGGGTAGTACGCAGCGCAGCCGTTAATGCGGCGCTTGATGAAGCATACCGGGGTAAGTTAACTGTTGGTCGCTACCCGGTGGCGGTTATATTAATCCGGCTTGAGCCGGGCAAAATAGATGTTAACGTACATCCGGCTAAAATGGAAATAAAAATGGATAATGAGGAACAAATACAGTCGTTGGTTACCACTGCGGTTCGTGCGGCGCTAAGGGATACTGATTTAATTCCTCGCCGAACCAAATTGCCCGCTGACAGCGAGCCTTATAAACTAAGTTTCCCTGCATCGGTAAGTCAATACTCAATTCCCCGGGAGAGCCCGGTTGAAGTACGCAAAATAATGGCTGAAGCAAATGTTGAAGCAAATAATGAAGAGGTCGGGCAAAAGATCACCGAGGGTCATGCTTCTTCGACCACATCTGCTTTGCATAAAGATGATGGCCGGAAGCAGCGCGACCGGCAGCCAATCCGCGCGGCTGCGGTGTCAAATAAAAATTGCCCGCCTGCCCGTTTGGCTGAGGTAGCCGGAAATTATAAAGAAAACCCCAGTTTTCCTGATTTGTGGATTATCGGACAGCTAATGAATGCTTATATATTGACCCAGACGAGTAATGGTTTATTTATTGTTGATCAACACGCTGCACACGAGCGCATTATGTATGAGAAGTTTTTCTATAAATTGACAATGATGGTGCCGGAAGTGCAGTATTTATTAACACCGGTTAATATAAATTTAAGAATGCCTGAGAAAGAGCTGCTTAAGGAGTACGCGGCTGATTTACAGGCTGTTGGTTTTGTTTTTGAGGAGTTCGGACGGGATAGTATTTTGTTGCGCGGTATACCGGCGGATCTTTCTCCCGGGCAGAGCGAAGGATTGATAACGGATGTGGTTGAGGCCATTATGGAATTTGGCAAGGTCAGTGACACCGAGACCAAGCATACTCTGGCTTCCTTGTTAGCGTGCAAGGCGGCGATTAAGGCGGGAGAAAAGCTTTCCATGGAGGCCATGCAAACATTGCTTGCGCAATTAGCAATGGCTGATGAGCCATATACCTGCCCTCATGGCCGACCTACGATGGTTTCTTTCACCCGTCGAGAGCTGGATGTTATGTTTAAACGCACCTGA
- a CDS encoding hydantoinase/oxoprolinase family protein gives MYIGVDVGGTSTNAVLLDDGLVRASATVPSSDDIITSLMEALDKIMKGVPAELIERVVFSTTLITNLIAEKKYDPVGLILIPGPGLSHVHYQYHTDTFIISGAMDYRGREIMPLRDDEIEKAINGLKKKGYKKVAVAGKFSSRNNKHEKEVVSRIKSSHPDWHVEMGHQVAGQLNFPRRVVSTMLACATRDKYSFFVDSVQSALTMRGIEGTVYILKADGGTMPLNKVTGVPIETIFSGPAASTLGVQALIPPGETAVVVDIGGTTTDLALILSGQPLLSARGAPVYDQLTQVRALAVKSVAVGGDSLVERVGKEILVYSERLGPPYCLGGPMPTPTDALRVLGLTRLGNAKKAFEAMDMLGQSLGMSHSEVAQRIINMVIDVIVQEIEAMFKQWEQEPAYRVWEVLQKRRERPDMVVGVGGAAAGFITQIAARIGANPVIPPYASVANAIGAAVAIPTLQVNLRADTEQGYYIIEQEGYQGKIEKASFTEEDALLLAGDWLKKRAEKYGLSKAVEKTEFTRRDVFTMVRNWITTGRIYDISVQTPRGIMGHIGARGGFND, from the coding sequence ATGTATATAGGTGTTGATGTGGGAGGTACCAGTACCAATGCGGTCCTTTTAGATGATGGTTTGGTGCGGGCTTCCGCTACTGTGCCTAGCAGTGATGACATCATTACATCTTTAATGGAAGCACTGGATAAGATCATGAAGGGTGTGCCCGCGGAGTTAATAGAACGGGTTGTTTTCAGCACTACATTAATTACAAATTTAATTGCGGAAAAAAAATATGATCCTGTGGGCTTGATTCTAATACCCGGACCCGGTTTAAGCCACGTGCACTATCAGTATCACACCGATACATTTATTATTTCAGGTGCCATGGATTACAGGGGGCGGGAAATTATGCCCCTGCGTGATGATGAAATAGAAAAGGCTATTAATGGTCTAAAGAAAAAAGGATATAAAAAGGTGGCTGTGGCAGGTAAGTTTTCCTCAAGAAACAATAAGCATGAAAAAGAGGTTGTTTCCAGAATTAAAAGCTCGCACCCGGACTGGCATGTGGAAATGGGGCATCAAGTGGCCGGTCAATTGAATTTTCCGCGGCGTGTGGTTTCCACCATGCTGGCTTGCGCTACCAGGGACAAATATTCTTTTTTTGTGGACTCGGTGCAGTCTGCCCTTACCATGCGGGGTATTGAGGGAACAGTATATATACTGAAAGCGGATGGCGGTACAATGCCGCTTAATAAGGTGACCGGTGTACCTATAGAAACTATTTTCAGCGGTCCTGCGGCCAGCACCCTGGGTGTACAGGCACTAATACCGCCAGGGGAGACAGCGGTTGTAGTCGATATTGGCGGTACTACCACTGACTTGGCCCTAATTTTAAGCGGTCAGCCGCTGCTCTCTGCCAGGGGGGCTCCGGTATACGATCAGCTGACTCAGGTGCGGGCACTGGCGGTTAAGTCTGTGGCTGTGGGTGGGGATAGTTTAGTAGAGCGGGTGGGCAAAGAGATTTTAGTTTATTCTGAAAGACTGGGGCCGCCATACTGTCTGGGCGGGCCAATGCCCACACCTACAGATGCTTTAAGGGTGCTGGGGCTTACCAGACTGGGCAATGCCAAAAAGGCCTTCGAAGCTATGGATATGCTGGGCCAATCGCTGGGCATGAGCCATAGTGAGGTGGCCCAAAGAATAATTAATATGGTTATAGACGTAATTGTGCAGGAAATTGAGGCTATGTTTAAACAATGGGAACAGGAACCGGCTTATCGTGTTTGGGAGGTTCTGCAAAAACGCAGGGAGCGTCCGGATATGGTTGTGGGGGTGGGCGGTGCAGCGGCCGGTTTTATAACCCAGATAGCGGCTCGAATAGGCGCCAACCCTGTGATCCCGCCCTATGCATCGGTAGCTAACGCTATAGGGGCCGCGGTAGCAATTCCCACACTGCAGGTTAACCTGCGGGCAGATACCGAGCAAGGCTATTACATTATTGAGCAAGAGGGCTACCAGGGAAAAATTGAAAAAGCCTCATTTACGGAAGAGGATGCCTTGCTTTTGGCCGGTGACTGGTTGAAAAAACGGGCTGAAAAATACGGATTAAGCAAAGCGGTAGAAAAAACTGAATTTACCCGCCGGGATGTGTTTACCATGGTACGCAACTGGATCACTACCGGAAGGATTTATGATATTAGCGTACAGACACCAAGAGGTATTATGGGTCATATTGGAGCAAGGGGTGGATTTAATGATTGA
- a CDS encoding histone deacetylase, with protein MDKKTGLIFFPAFDWAISPTHPEREERLLYTRDQIFEEGVMDLPQIHEYAPRLASLHDVSRTHFCVPRVQSQVTEAHLIAAGSTLQLGDSVVNGEIKNGFAMVRPPGHHAMRVVHGNRGFCSINNEAILVEYLRRRHGIRKIAIVDSDAHHGDGTQDIFYHDPDLLFISFHQDGRTIFPGTGFTHELGGPGAYAKTLNVPLPPGTADESFMYVVDNLVLPVVKDFQPEIIINSAGQDNHYTDPLGSMRFTARAYADFTKKLQPHLAVLEGGYAIETALPYINLAIILALAGVDYSYVMEPDYWPGRFKESPERIGQVHRMVEQLLESWSQKDKVDLPKIFGDGKYYQRKKFIYYDTDYIEEEQFEKVRMCPDCPGYIILESRAERGYRSPVRIYAVSIPFQACHACQSEAYDIYEQAKKQKECDYVYMQDKTTDTCMSYEKNKGQEWVTEG; from the coding sequence ATTGATAAAAAAACCGGTTTAATCTTTTTCCCGGCGTTTGACTGGGCTATATCCCCTACTCACCCCGAAAGGGAAGAGAGATTGCTTTATACCCGTGATCAAATTTTTGAAGAGGGTGTAATGGATCTACCCCAGATTCATGAGTATGCTCCACGGTTAGCTTCTTTGCATGACGTCTCCCGGACGCATTTTTGCGTGCCACGGGTACAGAGCCAGGTAACCGAGGCGCATTTGATTGCTGCCGGGTCTACATTGCAGTTGGGTGACAGTGTTGTCAATGGTGAAATTAAAAACGGTTTTGCCATGGTGCGTCCGCCAGGACACCATGCTATGCGTGTTGTCCATGGCAATCGCGGGTTTTGCAGTATTAATAACGAAGCTATCCTTGTAGAGTACCTGCGCCGCCGTCACGGTATCAGGAAAATTGCCATTGTAGACTCTGATGCTCATCATGGGGACGGAACCCAGGATATTTTTTATCACGACCCTGATCTTCTATTTATATCATTTCATCAAGACGGGCGCACTATCTTTCCGGGTACCGGCTTTACCCATGAATTGGGCGGACCCGGAGCCTACGCCAAAACGCTGAATGTTCCTTTGCCTCCGGGTACGGCGGACGAGAGTTTTATGTACGTGGTGGATAATCTTGTATTGCCGGTAGTTAAGGATTTTCAACCGGAGATTATAATCAATTCGGCGGGACAAGACAATCATTATACCGACCCACTTGGCAGTATGCGGTTTACGGCCAGAGCTTATGCCGATTTTACTAAAAAATTACAACCTCACTTGGCTGTTCTGGAGGGCGGCTATGCCATTGAAACCGCTCTGCCCTATATTAATTTGGCAATTATTCTGGCCTTGGCCGGTGTGGATTATTCCTATGTGATGGAACCGGATTATTGGCCGGGGAGGTTTAAAGAAAGCCCGGAAAGAATAGGACAGGTACATCGTATGGTGGAGCAGTTGCTGGAATCATGGTCCCAAAAGGATAAAGTGGATTTGCCCAAAATATTCGGGGACGGTAAATATTACCAGCGTAAGAAATTTATATATTACGATACAGATTACATTGAAGAAGAACAATTTGAGAAAGTGCGCATGTGTCCTGATTGTCCCGGTTATATTATCCTGGAATCCCGGGCTGAAAGAGGTTATCGGTCACCGGTCAGGATTTATGCCGTATCCATACCTTTTCAGGCTTGTCATGCCTGTCAGAGTGAAGCCTATGATATATACGAGCAAGCGAAAAAACAAAAAGAATGTGATTATGTTTATATGCAAGATAAAACTACCGATACTTGCATGTCTTATGAGAAGAACAAGGGGCAGGAATGGGTAACGGAAGGATAA
- the miaA gene encoding tRNA (adenosine(37)-N6)-dimethylallyltransferase MiaA codes for MSINNKIPLLVIAGPTAAGKTEIAVELARILKGEVVSADSMQIYRFMNIGTAKPTLQEMKGVPHHIIDIIDPDTDFSAAVFQKLARQAIENICLNGRMPLLVGGTGFYIDAVIYNYDFSGVKADEVFRKSLMQKAEQEGNEAVHKLLEEVDPETAARIHVNNLKRTIRALEVYRQTGVAGALFRNNNKLACPNYDILLIAPYYEREKLYTRIEARVDRMIECGLVAEVQGLLDAGYHRGLVSMQGLGYKEIVGFLYNEYALEEAVQLLKRNTRRFAKRQLTWFRRYSSIKWIDMEKNGTIDNIAKKVKYLMEKLTAQGR; via the coding sequence ATGAGTATTAATAATAAAATACCGCTTTTGGTTATCGCCGGTCCAACAGCCGCCGGCAAGACCGAGATTGCGGTGGAGTTGGCCCGAATACTTAAGGGTGAAGTAGTATCGGCTGATTCAATGCAGATATACCGTTTTATGAATATCGGTACGGCCAAGCCTACACTTCAAGAAATGAAAGGTGTTCCCCATCATATAATTGATATTATTGATCCTGATACGGATTTTTCAGCAGCAGTATTTCAAAAACTAGCCAGGCAGGCTATAGAAAACATTTGTCTTAACGGCAGGATGCCGTTATTGGTGGGTGGTACCGGGTTTTATATTGATGCGGTGATTTATAACTATGATTTTAGTGGGGTAAAGGCAGATGAAGTATTTAGAAAATCCTTGATGCAAAAGGCTGAACAAGAGGGAAACGAAGCTGTGCACAAACTGCTTGAAGAAGTTGATCCGGAAACAGCAGCTCGTATTCATGTCAATAATTTAAAGAGAACTATCCGGGCTTTGGAGGTATACAGGCAAACCGGTGTGGCGGGTGCGTTATTTAGAAATAATAATAAACTTGCCTGCCCGAATTATGATATACTGTTAATAGCACCTTATTATGAGCGAGAAAAACTGTACACCCGTATCGAAGCCCGAGTTGACAGGATGATCGAATGCGGGCTGGTGGCGGAAGTGCAGGGATTATTAGATGCCGGATACCACCGTGGCTTGGTATCTATGCAAGGGCTGGGATATAAAGAAATTGTCGGTTTTTTATATAATGAGTATGCTTTGGAAGAAGCGGTGCAATTATTAAAAAGAAATACCAGAAGATTTGCCAAGCGACAGTTGACTTGGTTTAGACGATATAGTAGTATCAAATGGATAGATATGGAGAAGAATGGTACAATAGATAACATTGCAAAAAAGGTTAAGTATCTTATGGAAAAACTTACTGCTCAGGGTCGATAG
- a CDS encoding selenium metabolism-associated LysR family transcriptional regulator yields MNFKQLEAFVRVAELQSFTRAAGQLYMSQPAVSFQIKALEEDLSVTLFQRSERKVTLTEAGRLLYPEAKQMLGHYDKIRAGLDALRGLKSGHMVIGASTIPGEYLLPGIIGLFRIKYPGVRVSLRIAGSGDVLKWVRERDIDLGVVGAINQQDNLQFKKWLDDELVLIVPPGHRWLGKTISIFELVDEKLILREEGSGTRKSMFDILVKQGVDIGNLKVEMELGSTRSVISAVQAGMGVAFVSRWAAADVIEAGRVGETNLYGTSMIRSFYMVRFYPGMANYAADTFVAMLKGYNENCQKR; encoded by the coding sequence ATGAATTTTAAACAATTGGAGGCATTTGTTCGGGTAGCCGAGCTGCAAAGTTTTACCAGAGCCGCCGGACAATTATACATGAGCCAGCCTGCCGTTAGCTTTCAAATCAAAGCTTTGGAAGAGGACCTCAGCGTTACCCTTTTTCAGCGCAGTGAAAGAAAAGTAACACTTACCGAGGCCGGTAGGTTACTTTATCCCGAGGCAAAACAGATGTTGGGTCATTACGATAAAATCAGAGCGGGATTGGATGCGTTGCGGGGTCTAAAGTCCGGTCATATGGTGATTGGCGCCAGCACTATTCCGGGAGAATATCTTTTGCCTGGAATTATCGGCTTATTTAGGATTAAATACCCGGGGGTGCGGGTGAGCCTGCGTATTGCAGGCAGTGGGGATGTGCTCAAGTGGGTGCGGGAAAGGGATATTGATCTGGGTGTAGTAGGTGCCATTAATCAACAGGATAATTTGCAATTTAAAAAGTGGCTTGATGATGAACTGGTGCTGATTGTTCCTCCGGGTCATCGCTGGTTGGGGAAAACTATTAGTATATTTGAGTTGGTCGACGAGAAGCTGATATTACGGGAAGAAGGTTCCGGTACACGAAAATCTATGTTTGATATTCTGGTTAAACAAGGTGTAGATATAGGCAATTTAAAAGTAGAAATGGAGCTTGGCAGTACCCGTTCGGTTATCAGCGCTGTTCAGGCCGGCATGGGGGTGGCTTTTGTTTCCAGATGGGCAGCCGCAGATGTTATTGAAGCCGGTAGGGTTGGAGAAACTAACTTGTACGGTACCAGCATGATCCGCAGTTTTTATATGGTTAGATTCTATCCAGGTATGGCTAATTATGCTGCCGATACTTTTGTGGCCATGTTAAAGGGATATAATGAAAATTGCCAAAAACGTTGA
- the hfq gene encoding RNA chaperone Hfq, with product MTKPQINLQDAFLNQVRKDNIPVTIFLVNGFQLKGMVKGFDNFTVIMESDGKQMMVYKHAISTVSPMKPVNTSFSEVKPG from the coding sequence ATGACAAAGCCTCAAATAAATTTACAAGATGCTTTTTTAAACCAGGTCAGAAAGGATAATATACCTGTTACAATTTTTTTGGTGAATGGTTTTCAATTAAAAGGTATGGTAAAGGGTTTTGATAATTTTACTGTGATTATGGAAAGTGACGGTAAACAAATGATGGTATATAAACATGCTATTTCCACGGTCAGCCCCATGAAGCCGGTTAATACATCTTTTTCGGAAGTAAAACCCGGCTAA
- a CDS encoding AAA family ATPase translates to MVKIKMWHTAGGKGTGSECPARGGDKDVLISEKQGIKAADSEKKVNEIRKELDSLIGLNSVKKHIKEIYAFMEIQKRRSRERLHTESQVLHMVFKGNPGTGKTTVARILGKLFREAGILPKGHLVEVERADLVGEYIGHTAQKSRDQIKKSQGGILFIDEAYSLARGGEKDFGKEAIDTIVKGMEDQKDNLIIILAGYKEEMNKFMQTNPGLRSRFPIHINFPDYSTDELMAIAEMMLQQRQYSLSYGAKQEMYMIIESMPRLHEHNGNARLVRNLIERAMRVQAVRLMDRRGITREDLMALSREDIVGARDSVQN, encoded by the coding sequence ATGGTTAAAATCAAGATGTGGCATACAGCGGGGGGTAAAGGGACCGGCAGCGAGTGTCCTGCCCGGGGCGGCGACAAGGACGTGTTAATTTCTGAAAAGCAGGGAATAAAGGCTGCAGATTCGGAAAAGAAAGTTAATGAAATAAGAAAAGAACTGGATTCACTCATAGGTTTAAATAGTGTTAAAAAACATATTAAAGAAATATACGCATTTATGGAGATACAAAAACGTCGCTCCAGAGAAAGACTGCATACCGAGTCTCAAGTACTTCATATGGTATTTAAAGGAAACCCCGGCACAGGTAAAACTACTGTGGCCAGGATACTGGGCAAATTATTCAGGGAAGCAGGTATTCTGCCCAAGGGTCATTTGGTGGAGGTGGAAAGAGCTGATCTGGTGGGGGAATATATTGGCCATACAGCTCAAAAATCCAGAGACCAAATAAAAAAATCTCAGGGTGGTATTTTATTTATAGATGAGGCTTATTCGTTGGCCAGGGGCGGTGAAAAGGATTTTGGCAAGGAGGCTATTGACACAATAGTCAAGGGGATGGAGGACCAAAAGGATAATTTAATTATTATACTGGCCGGCTATAAAGAGGAAATGAATAAATTTATGCAAACCAACCCGGGCCTACGGTCCCGGTTTCCCATACATATAAATTTCCCCGATTATTCTACCGATGAATTAATGGCCATAGCGGAAATGATGCTGCAGCAAAGACAGTATAGTTTATCTTATGGGGCCAAGCAAGAAATGTACATGATCATCGAGTCCATGCCTAGATTGCATGAGCATAATGGCAATGCCAGATTGGTGCGCAACTTAATCGAAAGGGCCATGCGTGTTCAGGCGGTGCGGCTTATGGATCGGAGAGGAATCACCAGGGAAGATTTAATGGCATTAAGCAGGGAGGATATAGTGGGGGCACGGGATAGTGTGCAAAATTAG
- a CDS encoding methionine gamma-lyase family protein: protein MPLKDLTVIAAGVDNRAEEIYGQLKPVEYANHGKVLDAFREARVSSFHLRGSTGYGYDDDGRDALEKVFARVFGAEEALVRGQIVSGTHAIALCLFGVLKNGDTLLTVQGKPYDTLEEIIGVHDAAEGSLADIGVRYRQVELLPGNELDWSSIDEALRQPVKMVLLQRSCGYSTRPSLNMVQLDKLCRFIKHRQPDTVIFVDNCYGEFVEQSEPTEYGADLIAGSLIKNPGGGLAPTGGYVAGRQHLVQLAARRLTAPGIEADVGPTLGWQRQFFQGFYMAPHIVMEALRGAIWGACFFQELGYEVYPAPETTRTDIIQAVVLRSADRLEAFCRGVQSASPVDSHVAPVPSPMPGYVHPVIMAAGTFVQGASLEFTADAPLREPFVAYFQGGLSLHYTKIGLMKAAGEILRR from the coding sequence GTGCCATTGAAAGATTTAACAGTTATTGCTGCCGGCGTTGATAATAGGGCCGAGGAGATCTATGGTCAATTAAAGCCCGTGGAATACGCCAATCATGGCAAAGTATTGGATGCCTTCAGGGAGGCGCGGGTTAGTTCGTTTCATCTCAGAGGGTCAACGGGATATGGTTATGACGATGACGGACGTGATGCTCTGGAAAAAGTATTTGCACGGGTTTTTGGTGCCGAAGAAGCCTTGGTGCGCGGGCAGATTGTTAGCGGTACCCACGCTATCGCTTTATGTCTGTTCGGAGTATTAAAAAACGGTGATACATTACTGACGGTTCAAGGCAAGCCGTATGATACACTGGAGGAAATAATCGGCGTTCACGATGCTGCCGAGGGCTCTCTTGCAGATATAGGGGTGCGTTATCGGCAAGTTGAATTATTGCCCGGTAATGAACTTGACTGGTCAAGTATTGACGAGGCGCTGCGGCAACCGGTAAAAATGGTGCTGCTGCAGCGCTCCTGCGGTTACAGTACCAGACCATCCTTAAATATGGTCCAGTTGGACAAGCTGTGTCGGTTTATTAAGCACAGACAACCGGATACTGTGATATTTGTGGATAATTGTTACGGTGAATTTGTAGAACAATCGGAGCCAACCGAATATGGCGCCGATTTGATTGCCGGTTCACTTATTAAAAACCCCGGCGGTGGGCTGGCACCTACCGGGGGTTACGTGGCCGGAAGGCAACACTTGGTACAGCTGGCGGCCCGGAGATTGACGGCCCCTGGCATTGAGGCTGACGTAGGGCCCACATTGGGCTGGCAGCGTCAGTTTTTTCAGGGGTTTTACATGGCTCCGCATATTGTTATGGAAGCTTTGCGCGGGGCCATCTGGGGGGCATGTTTCTTTCAGGAACTTGGATACGAAGTTTATCCCGCCCCGGAGACGACCCGTACTGATATCATCCAGGCAGTAGTGCTTCGCTCAGCGGATCGCCTGGAGGCATTTTGCCGGGGCGTGCAGAGTGCCTCACCTGTGGACAGCCATGTTGCACCCGTCCCCTCACCCATGCCCGGATATGTTCATCCTGTTATTATGGCGGCCGGTACTTTTGTGCAGGGTGCTTCATTGGAGTTTACCGCTGACGCACCATTGCGCGAGCCCTTTGTAGCTTATTTCCAGGGAGGCCTTTCCCTGCACTACACGAAAATTGGGCTAATGAAAGCGGCCGGGGAAATTTTACGGCGGTGA